The region CGTCGCCTCGTTGCGGACGTAGCCCTCGCCGCGGCACTCGCCGCAGGTCTCGGAGTACAGCGTCCCCTCGCCCTCGCAGCGGGGACAGGCCGTCGTCTGCTGGACCCGGCCCAGCGGCGTCTGCTGTACTTGGGTCACCTGGCCCCGGCCCTGGCACTCGGGACAGGTCCGGGCGTCGGCCTCCGGCGGGTGGCCGTCGCCGCCGCAGACATCGCACTCCTCGGGGCGTTCGACGGTGAACTGCTTTTCCGCTCCCGTGTAGGCCTCCTCGAGGGTAATCTCGAGTTCGGTCCGCAGGTCACGGCCCTTCCGGGGGCGACGGCGGCCGCGGCCGCCGCCACCGCCGCCGAAGACCTGCTCGAAGAGGTCGCCGAGTCCGCCGCCGCCCATCCCGCCACCCATGCCGCCGAACGGGTCGCCGCCCATGCCGCCGGCGCCGCCGGATTCGCTGGCGTCGAAGCCGTGTTTCTCGGCCTGCTCGTAGCGGTCGTGGCCCATCTGATCGTAGGCCTGGCGCTTCTCCTCGTCGGTCAGGACCTGCTTTGCCTTCTGTATTTTCTTGAACTTCTCCTCGGCGTCGGGGTCGTCGCTGACGTCCGGGTGGTACTCGGTGGCCTTCTCCCGGTACGCCTGTTTGATCTCCTCGGTAGACGCGTCGGGGCTCACACCGAGAACGTCGTAGAAGTCCTCGCTCATTCGT is a window of Natrinema salifodinae DNA encoding:
- the dnaJ gene encoding molecular chaperone DnaJ, producing MSEDFYDVLGVSPDASTEEIKQAYREKATEYHPDVSDDPDAEEKFKKIQKAKQVLTDEEKRQAYDQMGHDRYEQAEKHGFDASESGGAGGMGGDPFGGMGGGMGGGGLGDLFEQVFGGGGGGRGRRRPRKGRDLRTELEITLEEAYTGAEKQFTVERPEECDVCGGDGHPPEADARTCPECQGRGQVTQVQQTPLGRVQQTTACPRCEGEGTLYSETCGECRGEGYVRNEATLTVEVPAGIQEGQTLRMEGEGAPSPEGGRHGDLLIDVAVREHDEFEREGDDLRYRLPISFPQATFGDTVEVPTLDGAAEFEIPTGTQSGETFRLEGKGMPRLRGRGHGDLYVQVQVVTPESLNEEQREALEAFAEAGGDEIEIADGFFEKIKRAF